Sequence from the Paenibacillus tundrae genome:
ACCAAACATTGTACTAACCAGAATCAGAAGTATCGTGGCGGCACTAAATACAACCGCCAATGGACCAAAAGCCCAACGGCGACGCGCCCCCGTACTCATGGAGGTAGTCATGCCCCCGCCATTTGCTGCTTTCATCCGGGTAAGCACCAGCCAGATTAGCCATGGTGCCCCAATGATCGCCATTACAGCACCCGTTGGCAGCTCCATACTGGAGTTATGTACCATTTTGGCAAGTACGTCAGCACCGATGAGCAGCGCAGCACCCCATATAAAAACACCCGGTAATAATAAACGATTAGAACGCACTCCACTTAGTCGAACGAGATGTGGTGCAACCAATCCAACAAAACCGATTGGCCCAATAACGCTGACGATTACTGCTGCCAGCAATACGGCGAGAAGCAACCCACCTGCACGAGCCAACCCAACCTTCTGCCCTAATGAGGAAGCGGTTGATTCATCCAGCTCTAACATGTCCCACTGCCGGGATAACAACAGAGCAAGGAGTGTAATACCGATCACCCAAGGCCAAGCATAGGCTACGCCACTCCAGTCATTTTGCACAAGTGTTCCGGAGCCCCAGAGGAATAACCCCTGTGTTTCCATAGAGAAGAAAATATGTAATGCACTCGTGAATGAACCAAGTACCATTGATACAATCATACCTGATAATGCTAGTCGAACCGGGCTTGAAGCTCTGCCACCGCCCATGAAATAAGCTGCAAATGCAGCTACCAATCCACCTAAAGCAGCAAATAAGAAGGGAGACTGACTGAGTAAACCTGGAAATAAAATCGCTCCGAGCACCACGATAAAGTATGCTCCCGCATTAATACCTAATGTATCTGACGCAGCCAGCGGGTTACGCGTAATCGTTTGCAGTAAAGCTCCTGCTACAGCTAATGCTCCGCCTGCAAGAATACCAATAACGGTTCGGGGCATACGTAGATCCCAGATCATATTATGCTCTAATGTATTCTGCTTACCCATCAGAGAATCGACAACAGTCTGCAATGGAATGGCTGCCTCTCCATAACAAAGGCTTACAAAAAAAAGCACGATGAGAGCGGTTAAACCGCCCCCATAGATGCTTATTGTGCGCCAGTTCACGGCTGGCTTAGCTTGAACCGAACTCATTTCGTAATCGCTCCAACGACTCCATCAACGAGAACTTTGGAGGAGATTGGCCCACCAAATGTCCATGTTGTGCTGTCCAGTTGATATACTCGTTTGTCTTTAACAAAGTTTAGACCATTCCAAACAGAGTTATCTTTCATTGCTGTGCCAAACACGTCATCATCTGGCTGTGTGATATAAATGAAGTTGCTATCTTGTACGGCAGACAGGGATTCAATGCCCACTGTGGAGAATCCGTATCCTTCCAATTTGTCCGGCTGCCAGTCATTAACGAGTCCAATTTTGTCCAAAGTGCCTACAACAACTGAATTATCAGTAAACATACGCAAGCTTGCAGCATTCTGATAGGTAAATGCTTGTGTCAATGCAAAGTGGAAGTCTGATTTACCCGCATCAGCCAGCTTTTGTTTCGCTTCTTCATAATGCTGATCAAGGTCAGCAAGAACTTCTTTTGCTTTATCCTCTTTTCCAAGTGCAGTTGCAATCGAATTGAAGATCTCTGTCATTTTGTCATAGTTATAACCATCGCCGTTGTATGGATCAAATTCAAGCGTTGGTGCAATTGCATTCAGTTGATCATAAACAGCATTATTATTATCAGCATTTGCAATGATTAGATCGGGTTTAAGGGCAGCAATGGCCTCCAAGTTTGGCTCACTGCGTGTTCCAATATCCGTCACACTATCATCGAGAGCTGCTTCAGAAGTCACGTACACTTTATAGTTAGCGTTGTCTGCGTTACCTACTGGCTGAACGCCCAGAGCAACCACATCTTCGGTATAGGTCCATTCCAATGTAACAACTCGTTCTGCTGGCTTGTCTAATTTAAGCTCACCACGATTATGCTTCACCGTTACAGGACCTGCTGTCTCTTCAGCCGGAGCACTGCCTGAATCCGCTGCCTTACTTGTATCAGTAGTTGTGCTAGTAGATTGACCACACCCCGCTAGCACGAGTGCAAATACTAACATCAACAAAAGTCCGTTCAAACTCTTTTTCATATTTCTGTTCTCCCCTATTGATATATATTTATATGATAACAATTATCATTATCACTATTGGATTATCCCCTACCTGTACTATTTTGTCAATGGGATTGCCATGCGTTTAAGATGATCTGCACAAAAAGAAAAAGGAACTACTCTTAAGTAATCCCTTCTCTTAGATATATCACCTGTGTTTTAGCTTAGCTGCATCGTTGTGATGCATGTATTATCGTTATCATATGTAGACAGTTGAGTCTCAACAACTTTTCCATGATGAACGACACGAATGAGATAGGTTCGATCTCTAGGCAACCACATATCCATAAATCCGTTTGCTCCTGACTTCATTGCAGATTCTTTCATGAAGGTGTTCCCCTCAGAATCATGAATCGTT
This genomic interval carries:
- a CDS encoding ABC transporter substrate-binding protein encodes the protein MKKSLNGLLLMLVFALVLAGCGQSTSTTTDTSKAADSGSAPAEETAGPVTVKHNRGELKLDKPAERVVTLEWTYTEDVVALGVQPVGNADNANYKVYVTSEAALDDSVTDIGTRSEPNLEAIAALKPDLIIANADNNNAVYDQLNAIAPTLEFDPYNGDGYNYDKMTEIFNSIATALGKEDKAKEVLADLDQHYEEAKQKLADAGKSDFHFALTQAFTYQNAASLRMFTDNSVVVGTLDKIGLVNDWQPDKLEGYGFSTVGIESLSAVQDSNFIYITQPDDDVFGTAMKDNSVWNGLNFVKDKRVYQLDSTTWTFGGPISSKVLVDGVVGAITK
- a CDS encoding iron ABC transporter permease, with the translated sequence MSSVQAKPAVNWRTISIYGGGLTALIVLFFVSLCYGEAAIPLQTVVDSLMGKQNTLEHNMIWDLRMPRTVIGILAGGALAVAGALLQTITRNPLAASDTLGINAGAYFIVVLGAILFPGLLSQSPFLFAALGGLVAAFAAYFMGGGRASSPVRLALSGMIVSMVLGSFTSALHIFFSMETQGLFLWGSGTLVQNDWSGVAYAWPWVIGITLLALLLSRQWDMLELDESTASSLGQKVGLARAGGLLLAVLLAAVIVSVIGPIGFVGLVAPHLVRLSGVRSNRLLLPGVFIWGAALLIGADVLAKMVHNSSMELPTGAVMAIIGAPWLIWLVLTRMKAANGGGMTTSMSTGARRRWAFGPLAVVFSAATILLILVSTMFGGMRIPLGDLIPSLFTSEGLFSGIIQLRIPRTLVAAGAGAALAISGVLIQMAVRNPLADASIVGVSSGAGLGAMMVIILWPGLPAFLLPIAAIIGAGIAATVVFSLSWKKGLNPSAVVLLGIAMSAIAGAGIQILIVRGAVYGSSGYIWLTGSTYARTWEQVRVIGLFLVILIPIAWWLARRFELLVFDDNSASGLGLGVRRTRLMAMATGVLLAAGAVACVGTVGFIGLIAPHMVRLLTGHKLRRSMFLSALVGAVMLVLADTIGRTVMAPTEIPSGILIALIGTPYFLYLMYRSNWRKSIK